One segment of Gasterosteus aculeatus chromosome 3, fGasAcu3.hap1.1, whole genome shotgun sequence DNA contains the following:
- the LOC120815772 gene encoding serine/threonine-protein kinase tousled-like 1-B isoform X15, protein MEELHSLDPRRQELLEARFTGAVSGNTGGSTGSTSGGAKGLANESSNHSYGSLGSSSDKESETPEKKHSESSRGRKRKADTYSESSQGKTSTRGPKISDYFDSGNGSSPVRGLPSARRSPQNSHSAPGSIIRQNSSSPTSLCFGDHNPKASSSKCVQTDLTGLKLAALESNKSLDLEKKEGRIDDLLRANCDLRRQIDEQQKLLEKYKERLNKCITMSKKLLIEKSTQEKQSCREKSMQDRLRLGHFTTVRHGASFTEQWTDGYAFQNLIKQQEGINQQREDIERQRKLLAKRKPPNPASPSLSVASTSEAKQRKAKVVNGNDSDPFLKPSLPQLLTLAEYHEQEEIFKLRLGHLKKEEAEIQAELERLERVRNLHIRELKRINNEDSSAFKDHPTLNERYLLLHLLGRGGFSEVYKAFDLFEQRYAAVKIHQLNKNWREEKKENYHKHACREYRIHKQLDHPRIVKLYDYFSLDTDTFCTVLEFCEGNDLDFYLKQNKLMSEKEARSIVMQIVSALRYLNEIKPPIIHYDLKPGNILLVDGTACGEIKITDFGLSKIMDDDNYGVDGMDLTSQGAGTYWYLPPECFVVGKEPPKISNKVDVWSVGVIFFQCLYGRKPFGHNQSQQDILQENTILKATEVQFPAKPQASTEAKAFIRRCLAYRKEDRFDVHQLCSDSYLLPHMRRSNSSGALQSSASSLSTY, encoded by the exons ATGGAGGAGCTGCACAGCCTGGATCCCCGGAGACAGGAGTTGCTGGAGGCCAGGTTCACAGGAGCTGTCAGTGGTAACACAGGAGGCAGCACTGGGAGCACCAGTGGAGGTGCTAAG GGTCTGGCCAACGAGTCCTCTAACCACAGCTACGGCAGTCTGGGCTCCTCTAGCGACAAGGAATcagag ACGCCGGAGAAAAAACACTCTGAATCATCcagggggaggaaaagaaaagcagacacCTATTCAGAAAGCAGTCAAG GGAAGACGTCCACGCGAGGGCCCAAGATCAGTGACTACTTTGAT AGTGGGAATGGTTCCAGTCCAGTCAGGGGTCTCCCCTCAGCCCGCCGCTCTCCACAGAACTCTCACTCTGCCCCAGGCTCAATc ATCCGACAGAATAGCTCCTCTCCTACGAGTCTGTGTTTTGGTGACCACAATCCTAAAGCTTCCTCCAGCAAGTGTGTCCAG ACGGATCTAACGGGGCTGAAACTTGCTGCTCTGGAGAGCAACAAGAGTCTggacctggaaaaaaaagaggggcgTATAGATGACCTGCTGAGA GCCAACTGTGACCTGCGGAGGCAGATAGATGAACAGCAGAAACTCCTGGAGAAATACAAGGAGAGGCTCAATAAGTGCATCACCATGAGCAAGAAACTGCTAATAGAGAAG AGCACCCAGGAGAAGCAGTCGTGTCGCGAGAAGAGCATGCAGGACCGCCTCCGTCTCGGTCACTTCACCACCGTCCGACACGGAGCGTCTTTCACGGAGCAGTGGACGGACGGCTACGCATTCCAGAACCTGATCAA GCAACAGGAGGGCATcaaccagcagagggaggacaTAGAGCGACAGAGGAAGCTGCTGGCCAAGAGGAAGCCTCCCAACCctgcatctccctccctctcggttGCCTCCACTTCTGAAGCCAAGCAGCGGAAGGCTAAGGTGGTCAACGGCAACGACTCGGACCCGTTTCTCAAGCCCTCGCTGCCTCAACT ACTGACGCTCGCGGAGTACCACGAGCAGGAAGAAATCTTTAAGCTTCGCCTCGGACATCTGAAGAAG GAGGAAGCAGAGATCCAGGCAGAGCTGGAGCGGTTGGAGCGGGTGAGGAACCTCCACATCCGGGAGCTGAAGAGGATAAACAACGAGGACAGCTCTGC TTTTAAAGACCATCCCACCTTGAATGAGAGGTACCTCCTGCTGCACTTGCTGGGCAGGGGTGGCTTCAGTGAAGTCTATAAG GCTTTTGACCTGTTTGAGCAGCGCTACGCAGCTGTCAAAATCCACCAGCTCAACAAGAactggagagaagagaaaaaagagaactACCACAA GCATGCATGCAGGGAGTACCGGATACACAAACAGCTGGACCATCCCAGAATAGTCAAACTCTATGACTATTTCTCCCTGGACACTGACAC GTTCTGTACAGTTCTGGAGTTCTGTGAAGGCAACGACCTGGACTTCTACCTGAAGCAAAACAAGCTGATGTCAGAGAAGGAGGCGCGCTCCATCGTCATGCAGATCGTCAGCGCCCTGCGCTACCTCAACGAAATCAAACCCCCCATCATCCACTACGACCTCAAGCCCG GTAACATCTTACTGGTGGACGGCACTGCGTGTGGAGAAATTAAAATCACAGACTTTGGCCTGTCTAAGATTATGGATGATGATAACTACGGTGTGGACGGGATGGACCTCACCTCACAGGGGGCGGGCACCTACTG gtacCTTCCTCCCGAGTGTTTCGTGGTGGGGAAGGAGCCGCCTAAAATCTCCAACAAGGTGGACGTGTGGTCTGTGGGAGTGATCTTCTTCCAGTGCCTCTACGGCCGCAAG CCGTTTGGTCACAACCAGTCACAGCAGGATATTCTCCAGGAAAACACCATCCTCAAAGCCACGGAGGTCCAGTTCCCTGCCAAACCACAGGCTAGCACAGAGGCCAAG GCATTTATCCGACGTTGTCTGGCTTACCGCAAGGAGGACCGGTTTGATGTTCACCAACTGTGCTCGGACTCCTACCTCCTCCCTCACATGAGGCGTTCAAACTCCTCCGGCGCCCTGCAGTCCTCCGCCTCATCTCTTTCTACCTACTGA
- the LOC120815772 gene encoding serine/threonine-protein kinase tousled-like 1-B isoform X13, protein MEELHSLDPRRQELLEARFTGAVSGNTGGSTGSTSGGAKGLANESSNHSYGSLGSSSDKESENSDLKRGSSPAYSTPEKKHSESSRGRKRKADTYSESSQGKTSTRGPKISDYFDSGNGSSPVRGLPSARRSPQNSHSAPGSIIRQNSSSPTSLCFGDHNPKASSSKCVQTDLTGLKLAALESNKSLDLEKKEGRIDDLLRANCDLRRQIDEQQKLLEKYKERLNKCITMSKKLLIEKSTQEKQSCREKSMQDRLRLGHFTTVRHGASFTEQWTDGYAFQNLIKQQEGINQQREDIERQRKLLAKRKPPNPASPSLSVASTSEAKQRKAKVVNGNDSDPFLKPSLPQLLTLAEYHEQEEIFKLRLGHLKKEEAEIQAELERLERVRNLHIRELKRINNEDSSAFKDHPTLNERYLLLHLLGRGGFSEVYKAFDLFEQRYAAVKIHQLNKNWREEKKENYHKHACREYRIHKQLDHPRIVKLYDYFSLDTDTFCTVLEFCEGNDLDFYLKQNKLMSEKEARSIVMQIVSALRYLNEIKPPIIHYDLKPGNILLVDGTACGEIKITDFGLSKIMDDDNYGVDGMDLTSQGAGTYWYLPPECFVVGKEPPKISNKVDVWSVGVIFFQCLYGRKPFGHNQSQQDILQENTILKATEVQFPAKPQASTEAKAFIRRCLAYRKEDRFDVHQLCSDSYLLPHMRRSNSSGALQSSASSLSTY, encoded by the exons ATGGAGGAGCTGCACAGCCTGGATCCCCGGAGACAGGAGTTGCTGGAGGCCAGGTTCACAGGAGCTGTCAGTGGTAACACAGGAGGCAGCACTGGGAGCACCAGTGGAGGTGCTAAG GGTCTGGCCAACGAGTCCTCTAACCACAGCTACGGCAGTCTGGGCTCCTCTAGCGACAAGGAATcagag AACTCTGATTTGAAAAGAGGGAGCTCCCCTGCCTACTCA ACGCCGGAGAAAAAACACTCTGAATCATCcagggggaggaaaagaaaagcagacacCTATTCAGAAAGCAGTCAAG GGAAGACGTCCACGCGAGGGCCCAAGATCAGTGACTACTTTGAT AGTGGGAATGGTTCCAGTCCAGTCAGGGGTCTCCCCTCAGCCCGCCGCTCTCCACAGAACTCTCACTCTGCCCCAGGCTCAATc ATCCGACAGAATAGCTCCTCTCCTACGAGTCTGTGTTTTGGTGACCACAATCCTAAAGCTTCCTCCAGCAAGTGTGTCCAG ACGGATCTAACGGGGCTGAAACTTGCTGCTCTGGAGAGCAACAAGAGTCTggacctggaaaaaaaagaggggcgTATAGATGACCTGCTGAGA GCCAACTGTGACCTGCGGAGGCAGATAGATGAACAGCAGAAACTCCTGGAGAAATACAAGGAGAGGCTCAATAAGTGCATCACCATGAGCAAGAAACTGCTAATAGAGAAG AGCACCCAGGAGAAGCAGTCGTGTCGCGAGAAGAGCATGCAGGACCGCCTCCGTCTCGGTCACTTCACCACCGTCCGACACGGAGCGTCTTTCACGGAGCAGTGGACGGACGGCTACGCATTCCAGAACCTGATCAA GCAACAGGAGGGCATcaaccagcagagggaggacaTAGAGCGACAGAGGAAGCTGCTGGCCAAGAGGAAGCCTCCCAACCctgcatctccctccctctcggttGCCTCCACTTCTGAAGCCAAGCAGCGGAAGGCTAAGGTGGTCAACGGCAACGACTCGGACCCGTTTCTCAAGCCCTCGCTGCCTCAACT ACTGACGCTCGCGGAGTACCACGAGCAGGAAGAAATCTTTAAGCTTCGCCTCGGACATCTGAAGAAG GAGGAAGCAGAGATCCAGGCAGAGCTGGAGCGGTTGGAGCGGGTGAGGAACCTCCACATCCGGGAGCTGAAGAGGATAAACAACGAGGACAGCTCTGC TTTTAAAGACCATCCCACCTTGAATGAGAGGTACCTCCTGCTGCACTTGCTGGGCAGGGGTGGCTTCAGTGAAGTCTATAAG GCTTTTGACCTGTTTGAGCAGCGCTACGCAGCTGTCAAAATCCACCAGCTCAACAAGAactggagagaagagaaaaaagagaactACCACAA GCATGCATGCAGGGAGTACCGGATACACAAACAGCTGGACCATCCCAGAATAGTCAAACTCTATGACTATTTCTCCCTGGACACTGACAC GTTCTGTACAGTTCTGGAGTTCTGTGAAGGCAACGACCTGGACTTCTACCTGAAGCAAAACAAGCTGATGTCAGAGAAGGAGGCGCGCTCCATCGTCATGCAGATCGTCAGCGCCCTGCGCTACCTCAACGAAATCAAACCCCCCATCATCCACTACGACCTCAAGCCCG GTAACATCTTACTGGTGGACGGCACTGCGTGTGGAGAAATTAAAATCACAGACTTTGGCCTGTCTAAGATTATGGATGATGATAACTACGGTGTGGACGGGATGGACCTCACCTCACAGGGGGCGGGCACCTACTG gtacCTTCCTCCCGAGTGTTTCGTGGTGGGGAAGGAGCCGCCTAAAATCTCCAACAAGGTGGACGTGTGGTCTGTGGGAGTGATCTTCTTCCAGTGCCTCTACGGCCGCAAG CCGTTTGGTCACAACCAGTCACAGCAGGATATTCTCCAGGAAAACACCATCCTCAAAGCCACGGAGGTCCAGTTCCCTGCCAAACCACAGGCTAGCACAGAGGCCAAG GCATTTATCCGACGTTGTCTGGCTTACCGCAAGGAGGACCGGTTTGATGTTCACCAACTGTGCTCGGACTCCTACCTCCTCCCTCACATGAGGCGTTCAAACTCCTCCGGCGCCCTGCAGTCCTCCGCCTCATCTCTTTCTACCTACTGA
- the LOC120815772 gene encoding serine/threonine-protein kinase tousled-like 1-B isoform X14: MEELHSLDPRRQELLEARFTGAVSGNTGGSTGSTSGGAKGLANESSNHSYGSLGSSSDKESETPEKKHSESSRGRKRKADTYSESSQGKTSTRGPKISDYFDFQSGNGSSPVRGLPSARRSPQNSHSAPGSIIRQNSSSPTSLCFGDHNPKASSSKCVQTDLTGLKLAALESNKSLDLEKKEGRIDDLLRANCDLRRQIDEQQKLLEKYKERLNKCITMSKKLLIEKSTQEKQSCREKSMQDRLRLGHFTTVRHGASFTEQWTDGYAFQNLIKQQEGINQQREDIERQRKLLAKRKPPNPASPSLSVASTSEAKQRKAKVVNGNDSDPFLKPSLPQLLTLAEYHEQEEIFKLRLGHLKKEEAEIQAELERLERVRNLHIRELKRINNEDSSAFKDHPTLNERYLLLHLLGRGGFSEVYKAFDLFEQRYAAVKIHQLNKNWREEKKENYHKHACREYRIHKQLDHPRIVKLYDYFSLDTDTFCTVLEFCEGNDLDFYLKQNKLMSEKEARSIVMQIVSALRYLNEIKPPIIHYDLKPGNILLVDGTACGEIKITDFGLSKIMDDDNYGVDGMDLTSQGAGTYWYLPPECFVVGKEPPKISNKVDVWSVGVIFFQCLYGRKPFGHNQSQQDILQENTILKATEVQFPAKPQASTEAKAFIRRCLAYRKEDRFDVHQLCSDSYLLPHMRRSNSSGALQSSASSLSTY, translated from the exons ATGGAGGAGCTGCACAGCCTGGATCCCCGGAGACAGGAGTTGCTGGAGGCCAGGTTCACAGGAGCTGTCAGTGGTAACACAGGAGGCAGCACTGGGAGCACCAGTGGAGGTGCTAAG GGTCTGGCCAACGAGTCCTCTAACCACAGCTACGGCAGTCTGGGCTCCTCTAGCGACAAGGAATcagag ACGCCGGAGAAAAAACACTCTGAATCATCcagggggaggaaaagaaaagcagacacCTATTCAGAAAGCAGTCAAG GGAAGACGTCCACGCGAGGGCCCAAGATCAGTGACTACTTTGAT TTCCAGAGTGGGAATGGTTCCAGTCCAGTCAGGGGTCTCCCCTCAGCCCGCCGCTCTCCACAGAACTCTCACTCTGCCCCAGGCTCAATc ATCCGACAGAATAGCTCCTCTCCTACGAGTCTGTGTTTTGGTGACCACAATCCTAAAGCTTCCTCCAGCAAGTGTGTCCAG ACGGATCTAACGGGGCTGAAACTTGCTGCTCTGGAGAGCAACAAGAGTCTggacctggaaaaaaaagaggggcgTATAGATGACCTGCTGAGA GCCAACTGTGACCTGCGGAGGCAGATAGATGAACAGCAGAAACTCCTGGAGAAATACAAGGAGAGGCTCAATAAGTGCATCACCATGAGCAAGAAACTGCTAATAGAGAAG AGCACCCAGGAGAAGCAGTCGTGTCGCGAGAAGAGCATGCAGGACCGCCTCCGTCTCGGTCACTTCACCACCGTCCGACACGGAGCGTCTTTCACGGAGCAGTGGACGGACGGCTACGCATTCCAGAACCTGATCAA GCAACAGGAGGGCATcaaccagcagagggaggacaTAGAGCGACAGAGGAAGCTGCTGGCCAAGAGGAAGCCTCCCAACCctgcatctccctccctctcggttGCCTCCACTTCTGAAGCCAAGCAGCGGAAGGCTAAGGTGGTCAACGGCAACGACTCGGACCCGTTTCTCAAGCCCTCGCTGCCTCAACT ACTGACGCTCGCGGAGTACCACGAGCAGGAAGAAATCTTTAAGCTTCGCCTCGGACATCTGAAGAAG GAGGAAGCAGAGATCCAGGCAGAGCTGGAGCGGTTGGAGCGGGTGAGGAACCTCCACATCCGGGAGCTGAAGAGGATAAACAACGAGGACAGCTCTGC TTTTAAAGACCATCCCACCTTGAATGAGAGGTACCTCCTGCTGCACTTGCTGGGCAGGGGTGGCTTCAGTGAAGTCTATAAG GCTTTTGACCTGTTTGAGCAGCGCTACGCAGCTGTCAAAATCCACCAGCTCAACAAGAactggagagaagagaaaaaagagaactACCACAA GCATGCATGCAGGGAGTACCGGATACACAAACAGCTGGACCATCCCAGAATAGTCAAACTCTATGACTATTTCTCCCTGGACACTGACAC GTTCTGTACAGTTCTGGAGTTCTGTGAAGGCAACGACCTGGACTTCTACCTGAAGCAAAACAAGCTGATGTCAGAGAAGGAGGCGCGCTCCATCGTCATGCAGATCGTCAGCGCCCTGCGCTACCTCAACGAAATCAAACCCCCCATCATCCACTACGACCTCAAGCCCG GTAACATCTTACTGGTGGACGGCACTGCGTGTGGAGAAATTAAAATCACAGACTTTGGCCTGTCTAAGATTATGGATGATGATAACTACGGTGTGGACGGGATGGACCTCACCTCACAGGGGGCGGGCACCTACTG gtacCTTCCTCCCGAGTGTTTCGTGGTGGGGAAGGAGCCGCCTAAAATCTCCAACAAGGTGGACGTGTGGTCTGTGGGAGTGATCTTCTTCCAGTGCCTCTACGGCCGCAAG CCGTTTGGTCACAACCAGTCACAGCAGGATATTCTCCAGGAAAACACCATCCTCAAAGCCACGGAGGTCCAGTTCCCTGCCAAACCACAGGCTAGCACAGAGGCCAAG GCATTTATCCGACGTTGTCTGGCTTACCGCAAGGAGGACCGGTTTGATGTTCACCAACTGTGCTCGGACTCCTACCTCCTCCCTCACATGAGGCGTTCAAACTCCTCCGGCGCCCTGCAGTCCTCCGCCTCATCTCTTTCTACCTACTGA